A genome region from Arthrobacter sp. V1I9 includes the following:
- a CDS encoding DMT family transporter: MKVNSSATPPARTVVLQPQTSGLWLGLVGVAAFSFTVPFTKVAVASLSPLFIGSGRAVVAAALAASALALTRQRLPRGRQWIRVAVVAAGVVIGFPLLTSFALTATPASHGAVVIALLPAATATAAVLRGRERPPLAFWLITIAGGLAALVFASVQSGGLGQVQWADLLLLCAVAAAAVGYAEGGLLARELGAWQTVSWALVLASPLMLALTAVSVAQQPPSAAPEQWAAFAYLGVVSMFLGFFAWYRGLAIGPIARVSQIQLIQPVLTLCWAALLLGETLTWSTIVGGLAVIICAGAAVRVRLKPAAAAPAPAAAPSALHPANDFQPVKD, translated from the coding sequence ATGAAAGTCAATAGTAGCGCTACTCCTCCTGCGCGCACAGTGGTACTGCAGCCGCAAACGTCCGGACTATGGCTGGGCCTGGTCGGCGTCGCGGCGTTCTCGTTTACCGTTCCGTTCACGAAGGTGGCCGTAGCCAGCTTGTCCCCGCTGTTCATCGGCTCCGGCCGCGCGGTAGTGGCTGCGGCGCTGGCGGCCTCCGCCTTGGCACTCACCCGGCAGCGGCTCCCCCGCGGGAGGCAATGGATACGCGTCGCAGTAGTGGCCGCCGGCGTCGTGATTGGCTTTCCGCTACTGACGTCCTTTGCCCTGACGGCCACTCCCGCCAGCCACGGCGCCGTGGTCATCGCCCTTCTTCCGGCCGCTACCGCAACAGCAGCGGTGCTCCGCGGGCGGGAACGGCCACCGCTGGCCTTCTGGCTCATCACCATCGCGGGCGGCCTCGCCGCCCTTGTCTTCGCCTCCGTGCAGTCCGGAGGGTTGGGGCAGGTGCAATGGGCGGATCTGCTGCTGCTCTGCGCCGTAGCGGCAGCCGCCGTGGGCTATGCCGAAGGCGGTCTGCTGGCCCGCGAGCTCGGCGCCTGGCAGACAGTGTCCTGGGCGCTGGTCCTTGCATCCCCGCTGATGCTCGCCCTGACGGCGGTCTCCGTCGCTCAGCAACCGCCGTCCGCCGCCCCGGAGCAGTGGGCCGCCTTCGCGTACCTCGGTGTGGTGAGCATGTTCCTGGGATTCTTCGCCTGGTACCGCGGCCTTGCCATCGGCCCCATCGCCCGGGTCAGCCAAATCCAGCTCATCCAGCCCGTCCTGACCCTCTGCTGGGCGGCGCTCCTGCTGGGCGAGACCCTGACGTGGTCCACCATCGTCGGCGGCCTGGCCGTCATCATTTGCGCGGGCGCCGCCGTCCGCGTCCGGCTCAAGCCCGCCGCTGCGGCCCCAGCACCGGCGGCTGCCCCATCCGCGCTCCATCCCGCCAACGACTTCCAGCCAGTGAAGGACTAA
- a CDS encoding FMN-binding negative transcriptional regulator, with protein sequence MYVPAHFAANPDAVQNLLTRPGAANLVTITSQGLLATLLPFAYDPDAGEHGALLGHLARNNPQWSVPAIGEALAIIQGADAYVSPSWYASKAEHGRVVPTWNYTTAHVYGRLVIHDDPAWLSRQVRQLTGVHESGFGHPWSVDDAPERYIAGQLRAIVGVELLITRIEAKAKLSQNRPEADIDGVVAGLTATGHPEVAADVERAR encoded by the coding sequence ATGTACGTTCCAGCCCACTTCGCCGCCAACCCCGACGCCGTCCAGAACCTGCTGACCCGCCCGGGCGCAGCAAACTTGGTCACCATCACGTCGCAGGGCCTGCTGGCCACACTCCTGCCATTTGCCTATGATCCCGACGCCGGTGAACACGGCGCGCTGCTGGGACACCTGGCGCGGAACAACCCGCAGTGGTCTGTACCCGCCATCGGGGAAGCGCTGGCGATCATCCAGGGCGCCGACGCGTATGTCTCACCGTCCTGGTACGCGTCGAAGGCCGAGCACGGACGCGTTGTGCCCACCTGGAACTACACCACGGCCCACGTGTATGGGCGGCTGGTCATCCATGACGATCCGGCCTGGCTTTCCCGCCAGGTGCGGCAGCTCACCGGTGTGCACGAGTCCGGATTTGGCCATCCTTGGAGCGTGGACGATGCCCCCGAGCGCTACATCGCCGGCCAGCTGCGGGCCATTGTGGGCGTGGAACTGTTGATTACCAGGATCGAGGCGAAGGCCAAGCTGAGCCAGAACCGGCCCGAAGCGGACATCGACGGGGTCGTGGCGGGGTTGACCGCCACGGGGCACCCGGAAGTTGCCGCCGACGTCGAGCGCGCCCGCTGA
- a CDS encoding SDR family NAD(P)-dependent oxidoreductase translates to MTPRTIVITGASDGIGAAAARTLAKAGEQVVIVGRSEEKTRAVAKELNVDYFVSDFSELEQVRTLAAQLKSDYPRIDVLANNAGGIMGKRTLTVDGNESTFQINHLAPFLLTTLLIDTLTASNAKVINTSSAANGFGKLDLSDLAAERSYSTTRAYGTGKLANILFTAELDRRYGGQGITTAAFHPGVVRTNFAAESTSPFRHAYKTLLNRFMLSPDQGADTLLWLVNGTPGKDWFSGAFYTKRAMAKANPQAYDVELARGLWEKSEELVQATS, encoded by the coding sequence TTGACTCCTCGCACCATAGTGATCACCGGCGCCAGCGACGGCATTGGCGCAGCAGCCGCGCGGACGCTGGCGAAGGCAGGGGAGCAGGTGGTGATCGTGGGCCGTTCCGAAGAGAAGACCCGGGCCGTTGCCAAGGAGCTCAACGTGGACTACTTCGTCAGCGACTTCTCGGAGCTCGAGCAGGTCCGCACGCTCGCCGCGCAGCTGAAGTCCGACTACCCGCGGATCGACGTCCTGGCCAACAACGCCGGCGGCATCATGGGCAAGCGCACCCTGACTGTGGACGGTAACGAGTCCACGTTCCAGATCAACCACCTGGCGCCGTTCCTGCTTACAACTCTGCTGATCGACACGCTCACCGCCAGCAACGCCAAGGTCATCAACACGTCCAGCGCCGCCAATGGCTTCGGCAAGCTGGACCTCTCCGACCTCGCCGCCGAGCGCAGCTACTCCACCACCCGCGCCTACGGCACCGGCAAGCTGGCCAACATCCTCTTCACCGCCGAGCTGGACCGCCGCTACGGGGGCCAGGGCATCACGACGGCGGCGTTCCACCCGGGCGTGGTCCGCACCAACTTCGCGGCAGAGTCCACCAGCCCGTTCCGGCACGCGTACAAGACGCTGCTCAACCGGTTTATGCTCAGCCCGGACCAGGGCGCCGACACCTTGCTCTGGCTCGTCAACGGCACGCCGGGCAAGGACTGGTTCTCCGGCGCCTTCTACACCAAGCGCGCCATGGCCAAGGCCAACCCGCAGGCGTACGACGTCGAATTGGCGCGCGGGCTGTGGGAGAAGAGCGAAGAGCTGGTCCAGGCTACTTCCTGA
- a CDS encoding TfoX/Sxy family protein, with the protein MEMPKASDEDKERFRSLIPDRAEVAVKPMFGNLGAFVNGNMFAGLFGPTIGIKLSPEDREELESGERTVPFGPAERPMGGYTGLPEMWNEEGDGDDARAKAWIHKAFEYVATLPPKEPKEPKVPNPRTPGK; encoded by the coding sequence ATGGAGATGCCCAAAGCGTCGGACGAGGACAAAGAACGCTTCCGGTCACTGATTCCGGACAGGGCAGAGGTCGCCGTCAAGCCAATGTTCGGGAACCTGGGAGCGTTCGTAAACGGCAATATGTTCGCCGGACTGTTCGGACCGACCATCGGGATCAAGCTGTCCCCGGAGGATCGGGAGGAACTCGAAAGCGGGGAACGGACTGTGCCCTTCGGGCCTGCCGAGCGGCCGATGGGCGGCTACACCGGTTTGCCTGAGATGTGGAACGAGGAAGGCGACGGCGATGACGCGCGGGCGAAAGCCTGGATCCACAAGGCCTTCGAATATGTAGCGACGCTTCCGCCGAAAGAGCCAAAGGAGCCGAAAGTCCCGAATCCCCGGACACCGGGCAAGTAG
- a CDS encoding LysE family translocator, translating to MTLTQAVFSFALVAGLLTLVPGLDTALVLRSSLSKTRRFAFSTALGISTGAMIWGIAAAVGVSALLAASEFAYRILTIAGAAYMIWLGLSLLWKSLRQGNGATTQAEAPVPAAGKDDLFKGWLTGTGTNLLNPKVGVFYIATIPQFIPAGASPLLVGVLLAGVHCILTMAWFTLLIFGTGYASRWLKGTRSIRIIDSITGTVLVGFGLKLALEPAH from the coding sequence ATGACTCTGACTCAGGCTGTTTTTTCGTTTGCACTGGTTGCCGGGCTTCTGACGCTGGTTCCGGGACTGGACACCGCCCTTGTCCTGCGCTCGTCCCTCTCCAAAACACGCCGTTTCGCCTTCTCCACTGCTCTTGGGATCAGCACCGGAGCCATGATCTGGGGAATTGCTGCGGCGGTGGGGGTGTCGGCACTCCTGGCAGCCTCCGAGTTTGCCTACCGCATCCTGACCATTGCCGGAGCCGCCTACATGATCTGGCTGGGGCTGTCCCTGCTGTGGAAGAGCCTGAGGCAGGGCAATGGGGCCACCACCCAAGCCGAGGCGCCGGTACCGGCGGCAGGCAAGGACGACCTGTTTAAGGGCTGGCTGACCGGGACCGGAACCAACCTGCTAAACCCCAAGGTGGGCGTGTTCTACATCGCCACCATCCCGCAGTTCATCCCGGCAGGCGCGTCACCGCTGCTGGTGGGCGTTCTGCTGGCAGGCGTCCACTGCATCCTGACGATGGCGTGGTTCACCCTGCTGATCTTCGGCACCGGCTACGCCTCCCGCTGGCTCAAGGGTACCCGCAGCATCCGCATCATCGACAGCATCACCGGCACCGTCCTCGTGGGGTTCGGACTCAAGCTCGCGCTCGAACCCGCCCACTAG
- a CDS encoding alkaline phosphatase, producing MDNISRRSLISAGLGAGLVAALPGAAVAISTADDAGLRTDPFGLGIASGEPWPDGFVIWTRLALDPLAEDGLGGMPARQVPVAWEVAEDDGMRTVVARGVEHARIETAHSIHVELKGLKPGREYFYRFRSGRHISQVGRTLTAPALHETPAALAMAFASCSQYEHGYFTAYTRLAQDHPDLVLHLGDYLYEYKKDNYVIGAGNPRDHQGPETTTLQGYRQRHAQYKSDADLQAAHAIAPWLVVWDDHEVDNNWADEVPENRDANQLNDTTERFRQRRAAAFQAYYENMPLRASSVPAGFDMKIYRAIQWGQLANFHMMDTRQYRDDQLAGDGWKKNVAERLAENRTITGAEQEKWLLDGFKNSTQRWDILGQQVFFAERDRARALEVDDVSMDGWDGYASSRRRITQGWVDANVRNAVVLTGDVHRNWANDLKVDYKDPASPVVGSELVCTSITSTGNGTGSTTDPVMAWNPHLKFYNDSRGYVNTKITKDAMTADFRVLDHVTTPGSPVKTLASFQIQDGVPGLVG from the coding sequence ATGGACAACATCTCACGCAGATCCCTGATTTCCGCCGGCCTTGGGGCTGGACTGGTCGCCGCCCTGCCGGGTGCCGCCGTCGCCATTTCAACAGCGGACGACGCCGGCCTCCGCACCGACCCATTCGGGCTCGGCATCGCCTCCGGGGAGCCGTGGCCCGACGGCTTTGTCATCTGGACCCGCCTCGCTCTGGACCCCCTGGCCGAGGACGGCCTGGGCGGCATGCCCGCGCGCCAGGTCCCCGTGGCCTGGGAAGTAGCCGAGGACGATGGCATGCGCACAGTAGTAGCCCGCGGCGTCGAACACGCCCGGATCGAAACCGCCCACTCCATCCACGTGGAGCTCAAGGGCCTCAAACCGGGCCGCGAGTACTTCTACCGGTTCCGCAGCGGCCGGCACATCAGCCAGGTGGGCCGGACGCTGACCGCTCCGGCACTGCACGAAACCCCGGCGGCGCTGGCCATGGCCTTCGCCAGCTGCTCGCAGTACGAGCACGGCTACTTCACCGCCTACACCCGCCTGGCCCAGGACCACCCGGACCTGGTGCTGCACCTGGGCGACTACCTCTACGAGTACAAGAAGGACAACTACGTGATCGGCGCCGGCAACCCGCGTGACCACCAGGGCCCAGAGACCACCACGCTGCAGGGCTACCGGCAGCGGCACGCCCAGTACAAGTCCGACGCCGACCTGCAGGCTGCGCACGCGATCGCGCCATGGCTGGTGGTGTGGGATGACCACGAGGTGGACAACAACTGGGCGGACGAGGTCCCCGAGAACCGGGACGCGAACCAGCTCAACGACACCACCGAGCGTTTCCGCCAGCGCCGCGCCGCCGCGTTCCAGGCCTACTACGAAAACATGCCGCTGCGTGCGTCCTCCGTGCCGGCCGGGTTCGACATGAAGATCTACCGCGCCATCCAGTGGGGCCAGCTGGCCAACTTCCACATGATGGACACCCGGCAGTACCGCGACGACCAGCTCGCCGGTGACGGCTGGAAGAAAAACGTGGCCGAGCGCCTCGCGGAGAACCGCACCATCACGGGCGCCGAGCAGGAAAAGTGGCTGCTGGACGGGTTCAAGAACTCCACCCAGCGCTGGGACATCCTGGGCCAGCAGGTGTTCTTCGCTGAGCGGGACCGCGCCCGGGCCCTTGAGGTGGACGACGTCTCCATGGACGGCTGGGACGGCTACGCCTCCTCACGCCGCCGCATCACCCAGGGTTGGGTGGACGCGAACGTGCGCAACGCCGTCGTCCTCACCGGCGACGTGCACCGCAACTGGGCCAACGACCTGAAGGTCGACTACAAGGACCCCGCTTCCCCTGTCGTCGGCTCCGAACTTGTCTGCACGTCCATTACGTCCACCGGCAACGGCACGGGCTCCACCACCGATCCCGTCATGGCCTGGAACCCGCACCTGAAGTTCTACAACGATTCCCGCGGCTACGTGAACACGAAGATCACCAAGGACGCGATGACCGCCGACTTCCGCGTGCTGGACCACGTCACCACGCCCGGCTCCCCGGTCAAGACCCTCGCCTCATTCCAAATCCAGGACGGTGTCCCCGGCCTCGTTGGGTGA
- a CDS encoding GntP family permease, which yields MVIEGWTQTLGAGPLLLIAAAAILALLFLIIKLRMHALLALIVISLATAFATGIPANQVVPVLINGFGTTLGTVALLVGLGAMLGRIVETSGGAKVLADYLIGVFGEKRAPFALGLASLIFGFPIFFDAGLVVMLPVVFAVAHRLGGGVLRYGLPAAGAFSVMHIFLPPHPGPVSAAAFFDANIGLVMIAGLIAAIPTWYVTAYLYGLYTGKKLVLPVPELLGHASAEAEAHPPRFRTIVGLLLLPLVLIFMNTGLNTLASSGVLSEEVKSEQWFQILRTIGETPVALLIAVIVAMFVLGARRGKDAGALEKLLESSLGPVCSVILITGAGGMFGGVLRTSGIGSALADVLGNLGIPLILAGFLISAILRIAQGSATVALTTTAGLIAPAVALAGLNGMQVAALVIAVAAGSVVVSHVNDSGFWLVGRFFGMDVKTTLKTWTVMETLIGVMGFAIAAVIFLLAGLAG from the coding sequence ATGGTCATCGAAGGATGGACCCAAACGTTGGGGGCAGGCCCCCTGCTGCTCATCGCCGCGGCAGCGATCCTCGCCCTGCTGTTCCTGATCATCAAGCTTCGGATGCACGCGCTGCTGGCCCTTATCGTCATCAGCCTCGCAACGGCCTTCGCCACCGGCATCCCCGCCAACCAGGTGGTGCCCGTGCTGATCAACGGCTTCGGCACAACCCTGGGCACGGTGGCGCTGCTGGTGGGCCTGGGCGCCATGCTCGGCCGCATCGTCGAAACCAGCGGCGGTGCGAAGGTGCTGGCCGACTACCTCATCGGCGTCTTCGGCGAAAAGCGCGCCCCGTTCGCCTTGGGCCTCGCCTCCCTGATCTTCGGCTTCCCCATCTTCTTCGACGCCGGACTCGTGGTCATGCTGCCCGTCGTCTTCGCTGTGGCCCACCGCCTGGGCGGGGGAGTGCTCCGTTACGGCCTGCCCGCCGCCGGTGCATTCTCCGTGATGCACATCTTCCTGCCGCCACACCCCGGTCCGGTCTCCGCCGCGGCCTTCTTTGACGCCAACATCGGCCTGGTCATGATTGCCGGCCTCATCGCCGCCATTCCCACCTGGTACGTCACGGCATACCTCTACGGCCTTTACACCGGCAAGAAGCTGGTCCTGCCCGTGCCGGAACTGCTGGGCCACGCAAGCGCCGAGGCCGAGGCCCACCCGCCGCGCTTCCGCACCATCGTTGGTTTGCTGCTCCTGCCGCTGGTCCTGATCTTCATGAACACCGGCCTGAACACCCTGGCCTCATCCGGCGTGCTCAGCGAAGAGGTCAAGAGCGAGCAGTGGTTCCAGATCCTGCGCACCATCGGTGAAACCCCGGTTGCCCTGCTGATCGCCGTCATCGTGGCCATGTTCGTCCTGGGCGCCAGGCGCGGCAAGGATGCCGGAGCACTTGAGAAACTGCTCGAATCCTCCCTCGGCCCGGTTTGCTCCGTCATCCTTATCACCGGTGCCGGCGGCATGTTCGGCGGGGTTCTCCGCACCTCCGGTATCGGCTCCGCACTCGCCGACGTCCTGGGCAACCTCGGCATCCCGCTGATCCTGGCCGGGTTCCTCATCTCCGCCATCCTCCGCATCGCCCAGGGCTCGGCCACCGTGGCACTCACCACCACCGCGGGCCTGATCGCCCCGGCCGTGGCGCTGGCAGGACTGAACGGCATGCAGGTTGCCGCGCTGGTCATCGCCGTGGCCGCCGGCTCCGTGGTGGTCTCCCACGTCAACGACTCCGGCTTCTGGCTGGTGGGCCGTTTCTTCGGCATGGACGTCAAGACCACGCTGAAGACCTGGACCGTGATGGAAACCCTCATCGGTGTGATGGGTTTTGCCATCGCTGCCGTGATCTTCCTGCTCGCCGGGCTGGCGGGCTAG
- a CDS encoding gluconokinase, whose product MQYPATHLVVMGVAGSGKSTIAAALSQQLGWACAEADEFHPQSNIQKMSQGIPLQDEDRWPWLQEIQSWMTAKARTGESTVLTCSALKQGYRQLLSQAEGRVLFLHLHGEADLIGQRMQGREGHFMPPTLLPSQLATLEPLSDEELAAGSLRLDISKSPEELVKTIIAALQLPADQAP is encoded by the coding sequence ATGCAGTATCCAGCCACGCACCTGGTGGTGATGGGCGTTGCCGGTTCCGGCAAGTCCACCATTGCGGCAGCCCTCTCCCAGCAGCTTGGCTGGGCGTGCGCCGAAGCGGACGAATTCCACCCGCAGTCCAACATCCAGAAGATGTCCCAGGGCATTCCGCTCCAGGACGAGGACCGCTGGCCCTGGCTGCAGGAAATCCAGAGCTGGATGACCGCCAAGGCCCGGACCGGTGAGAGCACCGTCCTCACCTGCTCCGCACTCAAGCAGGGCTACCGGCAGTTGCTCTCCCAGGCCGAGGGCCGGGTCCTGTTCCTTCACCTCCACGGCGAAGCGGACTTGATCGGCCAGCGCATGCAGGGCCGTGAGGGCCACTTCATGCCGCCCACGCTTCTTCCCAGCCAGCTGGCCACGCTCGAACCGCTGAGTGACGAGGAGCTGGCCGCGGGCAGCCTCCGCCTGGACATCTCCAAGTCCCCGGAAGAGCTGGTCAAGACCATCATCGCCGCGCTTCAGCTCCCCGCCGACCAGGCACCCTAA